A window from Corynebacterium urogenitale encodes these proteins:
- a CDS encoding ABC transporter ATP-binding protein, producing the protein MIVRVDHVTVGYAEGPSIVKDISFTAEPGQVTTLLGPNGCGKSTLLKALSRLLTPTQGRVLVGEEEIHPMGAREAAQHVALLPQHPLCPPGLTVAELVERGRHPYRKGLWGGAGVASKDKKMIREAMQKTATDHLAARDVAELSGGQRQRVWMAMVLAQDTPVVLLDEPTTYLDPAHAIEILSIVRDLAKQGKTVVTVLHDLSLAGAFSDTMIVLKDGQKLAQGSPREALTEEVLRDAYGLKAEVWDDPRGDSPIIVPRGVI; encoded by the coding sequence ATGATTGTTCGCGTCGACCACGTCACGGTGGGCTACGCCGAAGGCCCGAGCATTGTCAAAGACATCTCCTTCACCGCCGAGCCAGGACAGGTGACGACCCTCCTCGGCCCCAATGGCTGCGGTAAGTCCACGCTGCTCAAGGCCCTATCGAGGCTCCTGACCCCAACCCAAGGTCGGGTGCTCGTCGGGGAGGAGGAAATTCATCCCATGGGCGCGCGCGAGGCTGCACAGCACGTGGCACTGCTGCCACAACATCCTCTTTGCCCACCCGGATTGACTGTTGCGGAACTTGTGGAACGTGGGCGCCACCCCTACCGCAAGGGCCTGTGGGGCGGGGCCGGAGTGGCGTCGAAAGACAAGAAGATGATCCGGGAGGCGATGCAGAAAACGGCGACTGATCACCTCGCCGCGCGGGACGTGGCCGAGCTGTCTGGCGGACAAAGGCAGCGCGTGTGGATGGCCATGGTGCTTGCACAGGACACACCGGTGGTGCTGCTCGACGAGCCGACCACCTACCTGGATCCGGCGCACGCCATAGAGATCCTCAGCATCGTCAGAGACCTCGCGAAGCAAGGGAAGACAGTCGTCACCGTGCTGCACGATCTCAGCCTCGCCGGAGCCTTCAGCGATACGATGATCGTCCTCAAAGATGGACAAAAGCTCGCACAGGGTAGTCCACGGGAGGCGCTTACTGAAGAAGTGTTGCGCGATGCCTACGGCCTGAAGGCGGAAGTATGGGATGACCCCCGCGGGGATTCCCCGATCATCGTCCCGCGGGGTGTTATTTAG
- a CDS encoding GNAT family N-acetyltransferase: protein MLSISTVCGPITFRPLSLDTDIPRVHSWLTSPHAHFWGCQQCTVQEVHEEYRRIATSSDESAWILEHAGHPCALVEVYRPATTALGDIAQLRADSADIGLHILVSPPQDSPIPRFTSSVFSATVRWIFSTFAPARIVVEPDAANDKIIAKNMAAGFGDVPGCERTPLTMGGLSKQARIQTCTHSDFLNSALGSYSYAPPIERSTVSAAAHLHGPSMELAQRQLLAKAIREYVHERLLPAEALPAGSSHSHRCFWGSVEVRFDATEFALEHLSVAVETLHRPDGGDLSLPELIVEAAEDLCIDSDVLPTYLEEIEATIAARARKLTAPAPSTRELSGRDLPHSLTPEQQGEHLQRVEAAMSEGHPCFIANSGRGGMSEQDLTQWSPEAGQATPLVWLAAARRCCVTAGIASQAQNSADITSEQWRDVLGEELWARFHSAVRAAGEDPESYVPLPVHPWQWSNRFTTSFASDLASGRLIFVGESTDLYRPQQSLRTFFNISRPHTPYVKTAVAVRNMGFLRGLSSTYMETTPAINQWLSDLLSTEPEFAENNVVLLKESMTVGYTGSVYHRAQAVPGKQNSDHVKMSAALFRDSPIPFLTSDERAVTLASMLHRDSQGRSLVAEWIEESGGDGRTWLRRLLDVYLLPTIHALAAHGIVFMPHGENVILRLRHGLPSGAFFKDLGEEVAVVDRTQPVPEAFDRIVADHGEFDGPQRALSIHTDVVDGVLRHLAVLMHEGALLPQEQFWATVRECILTYEEAHPGTMDKLPLLSATFKHSCLNRLQLRNPLTMVDLGDQNASLIYAGSMPNPLASQQPLTAQPTGAAR, encoded by the coding sequence GTGCTAAGCATTTCCACTGTTTGCGGGCCGATCACCTTCCGCCCGCTATCGCTGGATACTGATATCCCACGTGTGCATTCCTGGCTCACGTCCCCGCACGCTCATTTCTGGGGCTGCCAACAGTGCACTGTCCAGGAGGTTCACGAGGAGTACCGGCGCATCGCCACCTCTTCCGATGAATCAGCATGGATCCTCGAGCACGCGGGCCACCCCTGCGCGCTCGTGGAGGTCTATCGTCCAGCAACAACGGCGCTCGGGGACATTGCACAGCTGCGCGCGGATTCCGCGGATATCGGGTTGCACATTCTCGTCTCTCCTCCTCAGGACTCCCCAATTCCTCGCTTTACGTCCTCTGTATTTTCTGCCACCGTTCGCTGGATCTTCTCCACCTTCGCGCCAGCACGCATCGTGGTGGAGCCCGATGCGGCTAATGACAAGATCATCGCCAAGAATATGGCCGCGGGTTTTGGCGATGTTCCAGGCTGTGAGCGCACGCCTCTCACGATGGGTGGGTTGAGCAAGCAGGCCCGCATCCAAACCTGCACCCACAGCGACTTCCTCAATTCCGCCCTCGGCTCCTACTCCTACGCACCACCAATAGAGCGCTCCACGGTGAGCGCGGCAGCACACCTTCACGGCCCGTCAATGGAGCTGGCCCAGCGGCAGCTACTCGCCAAGGCCATCCGCGAGTACGTGCACGAACGGCTTCTGCCAGCCGAGGCCCTCCCCGCGGGTTCTTCCCATAGCCATCGGTGCTTTTGGGGGTCCGTCGAAGTGCGTTTTGATGCCACGGAGTTCGCCCTGGAGCATTTGTCGGTCGCCGTGGAAACTCTGCACCGGCCGGATGGCGGTGACTTGTCGCTACCGGAGCTTATCGTTGAGGCGGCCGAGGACTTGTGCATTGACTCAGACGTCCTGCCCACCTATCTGGAGGAGATCGAGGCCACCATCGCTGCCCGAGCTCGGAAGCTCACCGCCCCAGCCCCCAGTACCCGTGAGCTCAGCGGCCGCGACTTGCCGCACTCCCTTACCCCGGAACAGCAAGGTGAGCATCTGCAGCGCGTCGAGGCAGCGATGAGCGAAGGCCATCCGTGCTTCATTGCTAATTCGGGCCGCGGTGGAATGAGTGAACAGGACCTGACCCAGTGGTCACCCGAAGCCGGGCAAGCGACTCCCCTGGTGTGGCTCGCGGCAGCACGAAGGTGCTGCGTTACCGCAGGAATCGCCTCACAGGCCCAAAACTCTGCGGACATCACCTCCGAGCAGTGGCGCGACGTTCTCGGCGAGGAGCTATGGGCGCGTTTCCACTCAGCGGTGCGTGCAGCTGGCGAGGATCCGGAATCCTACGTGCCACTCCCCGTCCACCCATGGCAGTGGAGTAATCGCTTCACGACGAGTTTCGCTAGTGACCTGGCTTCCGGCCGCCTGATCTTCGTCGGTGAAAGCACGGATCTGTACCGCCCTCAGCAGTCCCTGCGCACCTTCTTTAACATCTCCCGACCCCACACTCCGTACGTCAAAACTGCTGTGGCGGTGCGGAACATGGGGTTCCTCCGTGGACTCTCTTCCACATACATGGAGACCACGCCAGCCATCAATCAGTGGTTATCGGATCTGCTCTCGACAGAGCCAGAATTTGCCGAGAACAATGTGGTCCTCCTGAAGGAAAGCATGACTGTGGGTTACACCGGCAGTGTCTATCACCGCGCACAGGCCGTGCCGGGGAAGCAGAATTCCGATCATGTGAAGATGAGCGCCGCCCTATTCCGTGACTCCCCCATTCCTTTCCTCACATCCGATGAACGCGCAGTCACCTTGGCGTCCATGCTCCATCGTGATTCCCAGGGCCGAAGCCTGGTCGCGGAGTGGATTGAAGAGTCCGGCGGAGACGGAAGAACGTGGCTACGGCGGCTACTGGATGTCTACCTGCTTCCCACCATTCACGCTCTTGCCGCCCATGGAATCGTCTTCATGCCGCACGGGGAGAATGTGATCCTCCGCCTCCGCCATGGTCTGCCCTCGGGAGCGTTCTTCAAGGACCTGGGAGAGGAGGTGGCCGTGGTGGACCGCACCCAGCCGGTGCCGGAGGCCTTCGACCGAATCGTGGCCGATCACGGCGAATTCGACGGCCCACAGCGCGCCCTATCCATTCACACGGACGTCGTGGACGGGGTGCTCCGCCATCTGGCCGTGCTGATGCACGAGGGAGCTCTGCTACCGCAGGAGCAGTTCTGGGCGACTGTTCGAGAGTGCATCCTCACCTACGAAGAAGCACATCCGGGCACTATGGACAAGCTCCCCCTGCTCAGCGCAACATTCAAGCATTCCTGCTTAAACCGGCTCCAATTGCGCAATCCCCTGACAATGGTGGATTTGGGCGATCAGAATGCGTCGCTGATTTACGCGGGTTCTATGCCTAATCCATTGGCGAGCCAGCAACCATTGACGGCTCAGCCCACCGGCGCAGCGCGCTAG
- the rplN gene encoding 50S ribosomal protein L14 — protein MIQQESRLRVADNTGAREILVIRVLGGSTKRFAGIGDVVVATVKEATPGGTVKAGEVVKAVIVRAKKETRRPDGSYIKFDENAAVIIKANDNDPRGTRIFGPVARELREKKFMKIVSLAPEVL, from the coding sequence GTGATTCAACAGGAATCGCGCCTGCGAGTAGCCGACAACACCGGTGCCCGGGAAATCCTGGTCATCCGCGTGCTCGGTGGCTCCACGAAGCGCTTCGCTGGTATCGGTGATGTCGTCGTCGCAACGGTCAAGGAGGCCACCCCAGGTGGCACCGTAAAGGCCGGCGAGGTCGTCAAGGCCGTCATCGTTCGTGCAAAGAAGGAGACCCGTCGTCCGGACGGCTCCTACATCAAGTTCGATGAGAACGCAGCCGTCATCATCAAGGCAAACGACAATGACCCACGCGGTACCCGTATCTTCGGCCCAGTGGCTCGTGAGCTTCGCGAGAAGAAGTTCATGAAGATCGTTTCTCTCGCTCCGGAGGTGCTCTAA
- a CDS encoding siderophore-interacting protein, which yields MAPYSLALDTITASQAQRASFADHRLVLAPSNPEHRIIRATVSSVSAPAENLRRIIVEAPELIGFQLTGPDEFFGLFIPPYRGAELHLPSDTSGSNIRAAVAAMPDEHRPSLRWYTIRATDPARGRITFDVVTHGVAKPEAEHNGPGLTWVLGAHIGDEVGIWTCQGLWHRGFTSQTLIADPSSVPSARAILEYAEAFAPEQLHEMHLIIVAESYRDLEPFLIADWENKLGSLELIFGPAAEFSVTTTSFLQQLDQFHHPATRSHYVWVAGEGRLCKEVRRHAINNWGLPSNSVQWCPYWFLGKARP from the coding sequence ATGGCTCCTTATTCACTTGCTCTCGACACAATTACCGCCAGCCAGGCTCAGCGAGCTTCCTTCGCCGACCATCGCTTGGTGCTCGCACCTTCAAATCCTGAGCACCGCATTATCCGCGCCACCGTGTCTAGTGTCTCCGCCCCGGCAGAGAATCTCCGGCGCATCATCGTTGAGGCACCCGAACTCATTGGCTTTCAGCTCACCGGCCCCGATGAATTCTTTGGACTTTTCATCCCCCCTTACCGTGGCGCAGAACTCCACCTTCCGTCGGACACCTCCGGCTCCAATATCCGAGCCGCCGTCGCAGCTATGCCGGATGAGCATCGCCCCTCGCTGCGCTGGTACACCATTCGAGCCACAGACCCCGCACGTGGTCGCATCACCTTCGATGTGGTGACTCATGGCGTCGCTAAGCCCGAGGCCGAACACAACGGCCCCGGACTGACCTGGGTGCTCGGCGCCCACATCGGTGACGAGGTCGGCATCTGGACCTGCCAGGGACTCTGGCATCGGGGCTTTACCTCGCAAACCCTCATTGCCGACCCGTCCTCCGTCCCTTCAGCGCGCGCAATCCTTGAGTATGCCGAGGCCTTCGCCCCGGAACAGCTCCATGAGATGCACCTCATCATCGTCGCGGAAAGCTACCGCGACCTCGAACCCTTCCTCATCGCCGACTGGGAGAACAAACTAGGAAGCCTCGAGCTCATCTTCGGCCCCGCCGCGGAATTTAGCGTCACCACAACGTCCTTCCTCCAACAACTGGACCAATTCCACCACCCCGCCACCCGCTCCCACTACGTCTGGGTGGCCGGCGAAGGAAGGCTATGCAAGGAAGTGCGGCGGCACGCGATCAACAACTGGGGACTACCAAGCAATTCAGTGCAGTGGTGCCCATACTGGTTCCTCGGAAAGGCCCGCCCCTGA
- the rplE gene encoding 50S ribosomal protein L5: MSENYTPRLKSKYRAEIREKLNSEFKYENVMQIPGVTKVVVNMGVGDAARDSKLINGAIEDLTLITGQKPQIRTAKKAIANFKLREGMPIGARVTLRGDRMWEFLDRLLTVALPRIRDFRGLSDQQFDGHGNYTFGLTEQTMFYEIDVDKVDRPRGMNITVVTTATNDDEGRALLRELGFPFKKAGSAE; the protein is encoded by the coding sequence ATGAGCGAAAACTACACTCCACGCCTGAAGTCCAAGTACCGCGCTGAGATCCGCGAGAAACTGAACTCTGAGTTCAAGTACGAGAACGTCATGCAGATCCCAGGCGTCACCAAGGTTGTCGTCAACATGGGTGTCGGCGATGCAGCTCGTGACTCCAAGCTGATCAACGGGGCTATCGAGGACCTGACCCTGATCACCGGCCAGAAGCCACAGATCCGCACCGCGAAGAAGGCTATCGCTAACTTCAAGCTGCGTGAAGGCATGCCCATCGGCGCCCGCGTGACCCTGCGCGGTGACCGTATGTGGGAGTTCCTGGACCGCCTGCTGACCGTCGCGCTGCCACGTATTCGTGACTTCCGTGGCCTGTCTGATCAGCAGTTCGACGGCCACGGTAACTACACCTTCGGCCTGACCGAGCAGACCATGTTCTACGAAATCGACGTTGACAAGGTTGACCGTCCACGCGGTATGAACATCACCGTCGTGACCACCGCAACCAACGACGACGAGGGTCGTGCTCTGCTCCGCGAGCTGGGCTTCCCATTCAAGAAGGCTGGCTCCGCTGAGTAA
- a CDS encoding lanthionine synthetase LanC family protein, whose translation MKAQTEQSVKEMIDALEDAVDSTGAVTRSKTDQRKDAAWCQGAPGVLLGLTIAWENGFRTDPEVLHNLARYVRQRGVGNNSTVCHGDLGSLRVLKRYAELVNDEALAASMHKEIVNRSKYITSREKTNYEDKYSSTDSLMLGRAGAILTLLHELDPQEYPDVTSLGI comes from the coding sequence CTGAAGGCACAAACGGAACAAAGCGTCAAGGAAATGATCGATGCCCTGGAGGATGCGGTAGACAGCACAGGGGCAGTTACGCGTTCGAAGACCGATCAAAGGAAAGACGCGGCATGGTGCCAAGGCGCCCCTGGTGTTCTGCTTGGCCTCACTATCGCTTGGGAAAATGGTTTTCGCACAGACCCGGAGGTGCTCCACAATCTAGCCCGATATGTCCGTCAGCGAGGCGTCGGAAATAATTCCACGGTGTGCCACGGGGATCTGGGATCACTGCGTGTGCTGAAGAGGTACGCGGAGTTAGTAAACGATGAGGCTCTGGCGGCGTCGATGCACAAAGAGATCGTGAACCGCTCAAAATACATCACGTCAAGGGAAAAGACTAACTACGAGGACAAATATTCCTCCACTGACTCGCTCATGCTTGGACGAGCGGGTGCCATCCTCACGCTGCTCCACGAACTTGATCCACAAGAATATCCCGACGTCACGAGTCTGGGAATATAA
- the rplX gene encoding 50S ribosomal protein L24: MKIRKGDTVLVISGPDKGAKGKVIEAYPKQDKVLVEGVNRIKKHVANSAPERGAESGGIVTQEAPIHVSNVMVVDSDGNPTRVGYRFDENGKKIRVSKRNGKDI, from the coding sequence ATGAAGATCCGTAAGGGCGACACTGTGCTCGTCATTTCCGGCCCAGACAAGGGCGCTAAGGGCAAGGTTATTGAGGCCTACCCGAAGCAGGACAAGGTCCTCGTTGAAGGTGTTAACCGCATCAAGAAGCACGTTGCCAACTCCGCACCAGAGCGAGGCGCTGAGTCCGGCGGCATCGTGACCCAGGAAGCTCCGATCCACGTCTCCAACGTGATGGTCGTTGATTCCGACGGCAACCCAACCCGTGTTGGCTACCGCTTCGACGAGAACGGCAAGAAGATCCGCGTCTCCAAGCGCAACGGGAAGGACATCTAA
- a CDS encoding FecCD family ABC transporter permease — MNELQRIKRTRLIRVVLSTLGFVLLAGLCYCVLLGQGAVRLTPMEVLDVLTGGGSRQAVNVVWDLRLPVAIATVFVGAALGLAGSWTQTMARNPLASPDILGVSGGAAVLVVAGTVLSRPAWSESLPTFWWRAGLALVGALLIVAILIVLGGFGTSQRVVIIGLALSFLTQSFVQYLMLKAELTRAADAQTWLAGSTGFVRSEALLPMVLGLIPFVLLGLLVTRDLPLLAHDDATASTLGVHVPRVRAALLIAATGIVAVVVSLVGPIGFVALLAPQVAKLVAATPTPHPVCSAAAGAALMTACAVVAGALPFTAPVGLVTAIIGGPALVWLVWTAARRGTLKGMNA; from the coding sequence GTGAACGAATTGCAGCGAATCAAACGGACCCGCCTTATTCGCGTGGTTCTGTCCACGCTCGGCTTCGTCCTGCTGGCGGGGCTGTGCTACTGCGTCCTTTTGGGGCAAGGTGCGGTGAGACTCACTCCGATGGAAGTCCTCGATGTACTCACCGGCGGCGGATCCCGCCAAGCAGTGAACGTGGTCTGGGACCTCCGACTGCCGGTGGCGATCGCCACGGTGTTCGTCGGCGCAGCTTTGGGGCTCGCGGGCTCCTGGACACAAACGATGGCGCGCAATCCGTTGGCCAGCCCAGATATCCTCGGTGTTTCCGGTGGCGCGGCTGTGCTGGTCGTCGCCGGAACGGTCCTCTCGCGCCCCGCGTGGAGTGAGTCTCTACCCACCTTCTGGTGGCGTGCGGGCCTGGCGCTCGTGGGAGCGCTCCTGATCGTGGCGATACTCATTGTGCTCGGTGGCTTTGGCACCTCCCAAAGAGTGGTCATCATCGGCCTGGCGCTGTCTTTCCTCACGCAATCATTTGTGCAGTATTTGATGCTCAAGGCGGAACTCACGCGGGCTGCGGATGCCCAAACGTGGCTTGCAGGATCCACGGGCTTCGTTCGCTCTGAAGCACTACTGCCCATGGTGTTGGGACTTATTCCCTTCGTCCTGTTGGGCCTGCTGGTCACGCGTGATCTCCCCCTTCTGGCTCATGACGACGCCACCGCTTCCACCCTTGGAGTGCATGTCCCTAGAGTTCGGGCGGCGCTCCTCATCGCGGCGACCGGCATCGTTGCTGTCGTGGTATCTCTCGTCGGCCCGATCGGGTTTGTGGCTCTGCTGGCCCCTCAAGTGGCCAAGCTTGTGGCCGCCACGCCGACTCCCCATCCGGTGTGCTCAGCTGCGGCGGGCGCTGCGCTGATGACAGCGTGCGCAGTGGTGGCAGGGGCGCTTCCCTTTACTGCTCCCGTTGGCCTGGTGACCGCCATCATTGGTGGTCCCGCATTGGTGTGGCTGGTCTGGACTGCCGCCCGCCGTGGAACCTTGAAAGGAATGAACGCATGA
- a CDS encoding pyridoxal phosphate-dependent decarboxylase family protein, whose amino-acid sequence MDNISQPSGASFAVPSTPSNPIHPDSEFDLNHDLVGHKAVHLDDALRHAANTTSEYLTTAEHPCPTRSIDSLRETIDGIDLTQPLHSLDECIAELKDIWLNHAVWYHHPHYIAHLNCPVSASAVAGDILASVVNTAVETWDQASSAALIEQKLIRWTASTMSWDPTRSNGVFTSGGTQSNLQAMLVARNKALHLHSTHSIQSLRIFVSEDAHYSIARAAHILGLPGANVIRIPTDEHHIMDTRLLRDALTECTATGAVPMAIVATAGTTDLGAIDPIDNIADIASDHSTHLHVDAAYGGALLVSPTQSHRLHGIDRADSVTIDFHKGFFQPVACSAVLFREGSELSHISWHADYLNPQESEELNLADYSLQTTRRFDALKLWMTLRNYGCEPIGRAFDSCCETARAVACTIDHHPDMELLTLPSLSTVVFRPRDSRLDPQRLKDHLFAQGRAVIATTKIGSERWLKFTILDPTVHVADATRVLSLIEEAAESLMASNNTQ is encoded by the coding sequence ATGGACAACATATCCCAGCCCTCCGGGGCTTCCTTCGCTGTGCCCTCAACGCCCAGCAACCCAATACATCCTGATTCAGAGTTCGACCTCAACCATGACCTCGTTGGGCACAAGGCCGTACATCTCGACGATGCCCTCCGCCACGCCGCAAACACCACGAGCGAATACCTCACCACGGCGGAGCACCCGTGCCCGACACGCAGTATCGATTCCCTGCGCGAGACCATCGACGGCATCGACCTCACCCAACCCCTCCACAGTCTCGATGAATGCATCGCAGAGCTGAAGGACATCTGGCTCAATCACGCCGTGTGGTACCACCACCCGCACTACATTGCCCACCTCAACTGTCCCGTCTCAGCCAGCGCCGTTGCAGGCGACATCCTAGCCAGCGTCGTCAACACGGCAGTGGAAACTTGGGATCAGGCCTCCTCCGCAGCGCTCATCGAACAAAAGCTCATTCGCTGGACCGCCTCCACCATGAGCTGGGATCCCACCCGCTCCAACGGGGTCTTTACCTCCGGCGGCACGCAATCGAACCTGCAAGCGATGCTGGTAGCCCGCAACAAAGCTCTACACCTGCACAGCACACATTCCATACAGTCCCTGCGCATCTTCGTCTCCGAGGATGCCCACTACTCCATCGCTCGCGCCGCCCACATCCTCGGGCTGCCCGGCGCGAACGTCATCCGCATCCCAACGGATGAGCACCACATCATGGACACCCGGCTCCTGCGCGATGCCCTGACTGAATGCACTGCAACCGGTGCCGTCCCCATGGCCATCGTCGCCACGGCGGGCACCACGGATCTCGGAGCCATCGACCCCATTGACAACATCGCGGACATCGCTAGCGACCACTCCACCCACCTGCACGTCGACGCAGCGTACGGAGGGGCATTGCTGGTCTCCCCCACCCAATCGCATCGACTCCACGGGATCGACCGCGCCGATAGCGTCACCATCGATTTCCACAAGGGGTTCTTTCAGCCCGTTGCCTGCTCAGCCGTGCTCTTTCGCGAAGGCTCAGAGCTCTCCCACATCTCCTGGCACGCCGACTACCTCAACCCACAGGAATCGGAGGAGCTCAACCTCGCGGACTATTCGCTCCAGACGACGAGGCGCTTCGATGCCCTGAAACTATGGATGACCTTGCGCAACTACGGCTGCGAACCCATTGGCCGTGCTTTCGACAGCTGCTGCGAGACCGCCCGAGCGGTTGCTTGCACCATCGATCACCATCCTGACATGGAGTTGCTGACGCTTCCGAGCCTCAGCACCGTTGTCTTTCGCCCCCGCGATTCGCGCCTCGATCCCCAACGCCTGAAGGATCACCTCTTCGCCCAAGGCAGGGCAGTCATCGCCACGACCAAGATCGGTTCCGAGCGTTGGCTGAAGTTCACGATCTTGGACCCCACGGTTCACGTCGCGGATGCCACCAGAGTCCTCTCCCTGATCGAAGAGGCAGCGGAATCCCTCATGGCCTCCAACAACACCCAATAG
- a CDS encoding lysine N(6)-hydroxylase/L-ornithine N(5)-oxygenase family protein, translating into MKPANSVTSTPTVDVLAIGAGPFNLGFAALAQPLVDDEELSLLVVDQRDGFCWHPGMMLDNATIQVPFMADLVTLADPTSPYSFLNYCKQRGTIHRFFIKEDFYPLRREYSNYCQWVSEQLSTIVWGQRVESVDRTPEGLYAVTLRNGDSVEVVHARHILSGIGTQPFVPDALSPGLDATGTLHSAEYLHRKQELLEADSVTIIGSGQSAAEIYLDLLEPLTTSGRRLDWITRSPRFFPMEYTKLTLEMTSPDYANYFRALPSDVRDRSQRDQRNLYKGISGDTINEIYDLLYRLSLDRTIDTTLRAGCSVEWAPDSEPTDGSHGRHRLAVTHTESGVRGVHATDAVIFATGYRAPTIAPFLQNIAEHINTDDAGRYAVTENFAIDDGETIFVNNADEHVHSLIAPDLGMGPWRNSIILRTILGREVYAVERPFAFQSFGGEGLC; encoded by the coding sequence GTGAAACCTGCGAACTCTGTCACATCCACCCCAACCGTCGACGTCCTTGCGATTGGCGCTGGTCCCTTCAACCTGGGTTTTGCCGCCTTGGCTCAGCCTCTCGTCGACGATGAGGAACTCAGCCTGCTCGTCGTCGATCAACGCGATGGTTTTTGCTGGCACCCCGGCATGATGCTGGACAATGCCACTATTCAGGTGCCGTTTATGGCCGACCTCGTCACTTTGGCCGACCCCACCAGCCCGTATAGCTTCCTCAACTACTGCAAGCAACGCGGAACCATTCATCGCTTCTTCATTAAGGAGGACTTCTACCCTCTGCGCAGGGAATACTCCAATTATTGCCAGTGGGTATCTGAACAGCTCAGCACGATTGTGTGGGGACAGCGCGTGGAATCCGTGGACCGTACTCCGGAGGGTCTCTATGCCGTGACGCTGCGCAATGGGGATTCGGTCGAGGTTGTGCACGCGCGTCATATTCTTAGCGGCATCGGCACGCAACCCTTTGTTCCCGATGCCCTCTCCCCTGGACTCGACGCCACCGGCACTCTCCATTCGGCCGAGTACCTCCACCGTAAGCAGGAATTGCTCGAAGCGGATTCCGTGACGATCATCGGTTCTGGCCAATCTGCAGCGGAGATTTATCTAGATCTGCTCGAACCCCTGACCACGTCCGGTCGAAGGTTGGACTGGATCACGCGCTCACCGCGCTTTTTCCCCATGGAATACACCAAGCTCACCTTGGAGATGACCAGCCCCGACTACGCGAATTATTTCCGGGCCTTGCCGAGTGATGTGCGGGACCGTTCTCAACGCGATCAGCGGAACCTCTATAAGGGCATTTCCGGAGACACGATCAATGAGATCTACGACCTGCTGTACAGGCTGTCGCTAGACCGGACGATCGATACCACCCTGCGTGCAGGGTGTTCCGTGGAGTGGGCCCCAGATAGCGAGCCCACCGATGGCTCGCATGGCCGTCATCGACTGGCTGTGACCCACACGGAATCTGGGGTGCGAGGAGTCCACGCAACCGATGCCGTAATTTTCGCGACCGGCTATAGAGCTCCAACCATCGCTCCTTTCCTGCAAAATATTGCCGAGCACATCAACACGGATGACGCTGGTCGTTATGCCGTGACTGAGAACTTCGCCATCGATGATGGGGAGACCATCTTCGTCAATAATGCCGACGAGCATGTCCATTCCCTCATCGCTCCCGACCTCGGCATGGGTCCGTGGCGCAATTCGATCATCCTGCGTACGATCCTCGGCCGGGAGGTTTACGCCGTTGAGCGACCTTTCGCCTTCCAGTCTTTCGGAGGTGAGGGTCTGTGCTAA